A genomic region of Saccopteryx bilineata isolate mSacBil1 chromosome 1, mSacBil1_pri_phased_curated, whole genome shotgun sequence contains the following coding sequences:
- the SLC22A12 gene encoding solute carrier family 22 member 12 isoform X1, whose protein sequence is MAFAELLDQVGSLGRFQALQTAALLVPLMWIIGQNLLENFSAAVPAHRCWVPLLDNSSAQASAPGALGPEALLAVSIPPGPNHGPHRCRRFRHPQWQLLEPNATAANWSEAATEPCTDGWVYDHSTFTSTIVSKWDLVCDSNALRPMTQSIFLAGILVGAVICGPVSDRFGRRPVLTWCYLQIAVFGTATAFAPNLPTYCLFRFLAGMTIAGISMSSSTLMMEWTSAQAQTLMMTLNTLGFSVGMVLLAGVAYGVRNWVLLQLVFSVPFFLMFVYSWWLAESARWLITVGRLEQGLRELQMVAAVNGKKAVRDTLTMEVLLSATQKELRVRQTPASLSTLLCTRILGLRTFVTSLCWFAFGFIFFGLTLDLQALHSDTFLLQALLGLLDIPARIATMMLLNRLGRRPIQVASLLLSGLSILANMLVPHEMPFLRAVLAMLGVWCVVSSFTCTTIYSGELFPTPLRMTAVGLGHMVNRGGAILGPLVRLLDVYHPSLPLLLYGAVPVLSGLAALLLPETQGLPLPDTLQDVQNQAVKKAMHHTREPSVLKSTQF, encoded by the exons ATGGCCTTTGCTGAGCTCCTGGACCAGGTGGGCAGCCTGGGTCGCTTCCAAGCTCTGCAGACAGCGGCGCTGCTGGTGCCCCTCATGTGGATCATCGGCCAGAACCTTCTGGAGAACTTCTCGGCCGCAGTGCCCGCGCACCGCTGCTGGGTGCCCCTCCTGGACAACAGCTCCGCCCAGGCCAGCGCCCCTGGCGCCCTGGGCCCCGAGGCCCTCCTGGCTGTGTCCATCCCACCGGGCCCCAACCACGGGCCCCACCGGTGTCGCCGCTTCCGCCACCCTCAGTGGCAGCTCCTGGAGCCCAACGCCACGGCCGCCAACTGGAGCGAGGCCGCCACGGAGCCGTGCACGGACGGCTGGGTCTACGACCACAGCACCTTCACCTCCACCATTGTATCCAAG TGGGACCTGGTGTGCGACTCTAATGCCCTGAGGCCCATGACCCAGTCCATCTTCCTGGCCGGGATCCTGGTGGGGGCCGTCATATGCGGCCCGGTCTCCGACAG GTTTGGGCGCAGGCCGGTGCTGACCTGGTGCTACCTTCAGATAGCTGTGTTCGGCACGGCGACCGCCTTTGCCCCCAACTTACCTACGTACTGCCTCTTCCGCTTCCTGGCGGGCATGACCATAGCGGGCATCTCGATGAGCAGCAGTACTCTCA TGATGGAGTGGACGTCTGCACAAGCCCAGACCTTGATGATGACCTTGAACACCCTGGGCTTCAGCGTCGGCATGGTCCTGCTGGCCGGAGTGGCCTACGGCGTGCGCAACTGGGTGCTGCTGCAGCTGGTGTTCTCTGTCCCCTTCTTCCTCATGTTTGTGTACTCCTG GTGGCTGGCAGAGTCGGCACGATGGCTCATCACTGTAGGCAGGCTGGAGCAGGGCCTGCGGGAGCTGCAGATGGTAGCTGCCGTCAACGGGAAGAAGGCAGTGCGGGACACACTGACCATGGAG GTCCTGTTGTCAGCCACGCAGAAAGAGCTCAGGGTGCGCCAGACTCCTGCCAGCCTGAGTACCCTGCTTTGCACGCGTATACTGGGCCTCCGGACCTTTGTCACCTCTCTGTGCTG gtTTGCCTTTGGCTTTATCTTCTTTGGCCTGACCCTAGACCTGCAGGCCCTGCACAGCGACACCTTCTTGCTCCAGGCCCTCCTCGGGCTCCTGGACATCCCAGCCAGGATAGCCACCATGATGCTGCTGAACCGCCTGGGCCGCCGCCCCATACAGGTGGCATCCCTGTTGCTGTCAGGGCTCTCCATCCTGGCCAACATGCTGGTGCCCCACG AGATGCCATTCCTACGTGCAGTCCTGGCCATGCTGGGCGTCTGGTGTGTAGTCTCCTCCTTCACCTGCACCACTATCTACAGTGGTGAGCTCTTCCCCACCCCGCTCAG GATGACTGCAGTGGGCCTGGGTCACATGGTGAACCGAGGGGGAGCCATACTAGGGCCTCTGGTCCGGCTCCTGGATGTGTaccacccctccctgcccctgctgCTGTACGGGGCTGTGCCAGTGCTGAGCGGCCTGGCTGCACTGCTGCTGCCCGAGACGCAGGGCCTGCCGCTGCCCGACACCCTCCAAGATGTGCAGAACCA GGCAGTAAAGAAGGCAATGCACCACACCCGG
- the SLC22A12 gene encoding solute carrier family 22 member 12 isoform X2 gives MAFAELLDQVGSLGRFQALQTAALLVPLMWIIGQNLLENFSAAVPAHRCWVPLLDNSSAQASAPGALGPEALLAVSIPPGPNHGPHRCRRFRHPQWQLLEPNATAANWSEAATEPCTDGWVYDHSTFTSTIVSKAGPAGLADSGLPDACVGVSLLTPSSCAAEPVMEWTSAQAQTLMMTLNTLGFSVGMVLLAGVAYGVRNWVLLQLVFSVPFFLMFVYSWWLAESARWLITVGRLEQGLRELQMVAAVNGKKAVRDTLTMEVLLSATQKELRVRQTPASLSTLLCTRILGLRTFVTSLCWFAFGFIFFGLTLDLQALHSDTFLLQALLGLLDIPARIATMMLLNRLGRRPIQVASLLLSGLSILANMLVPHEMPFLRAVLAMLGVWCVVSSFTCTTIYSGELFPTPLRMTAVGLGHMVNRGGAILGPLVRLLDVYHPSLPLLLYGAVPVLSGLAALLLPETQGLPLPDTLQDVQNQAVKKAMHHTREPSVLKSTQF, from the exons ATGGCCTTTGCTGAGCTCCTGGACCAGGTGGGCAGCCTGGGTCGCTTCCAAGCTCTGCAGACAGCGGCGCTGCTGGTGCCCCTCATGTGGATCATCGGCCAGAACCTTCTGGAGAACTTCTCGGCCGCAGTGCCCGCGCACCGCTGCTGGGTGCCCCTCCTGGACAACAGCTCCGCCCAGGCCAGCGCCCCTGGCGCCCTGGGCCCCGAGGCCCTCCTGGCTGTGTCCATCCCACCGGGCCCCAACCACGGGCCCCACCGGTGTCGCCGCTTCCGCCACCCTCAGTGGCAGCTCCTGGAGCCCAACGCCACGGCCGCCAACTGGAGCGAGGCCGCCACGGAGCCGTGCACGGACGGCTGGGTCTACGACCACAGCACCTTCACCTCCACCATTGTATCCAAG GCAGGCCCCGCTGGCCTGGCTGACTCCGGGCTCCCAGATGCCTGCGTGGGAGTCTCCCTCCTGACACCCTCCAGCTGTGCTGCTGAGCCAG TGATGGAGTGGACGTCTGCACAAGCCCAGACCTTGATGATGACCTTGAACACCCTGGGCTTCAGCGTCGGCATGGTCCTGCTGGCCGGAGTGGCCTACGGCGTGCGCAACTGGGTGCTGCTGCAGCTGGTGTTCTCTGTCCCCTTCTTCCTCATGTTTGTGTACTCCTG GTGGCTGGCAGAGTCGGCACGATGGCTCATCACTGTAGGCAGGCTGGAGCAGGGCCTGCGGGAGCTGCAGATGGTAGCTGCCGTCAACGGGAAGAAGGCAGTGCGGGACACACTGACCATGGAG GTCCTGTTGTCAGCCACGCAGAAAGAGCTCAGGGTGCGCCAGACTCCTGCCAGCCTGAGTACCCTGCTTTGCACGCGTATACTGGGCCTCCGGACCTTTGTCACCTCTCTGTGCTG gtTTGCCTTTGGCTTTATCTTCTTTGGCCTGACCCTAGACCTGCAGGCCCTGCACAGCGACACCTTCTTGCTCCAGGCCCTCCTCGGGCTCCTGGACATCCCAGCCAGGATAGCCACCATGATGCTGCTGAACCGCCTGGGCCGCCGCCCCATACAGGTGGCATCCCTGTTGCTGTCAGGGCTCTCCATCCTGGCCAACATGCTGGTGCCCCACG AGATGCCATTCCTACGTGCAGTCCTGGCCATGCTGGGCGTCTGGTGTGTAGTCTCCTCCTTCACCTGCACCACTATCTACAGTGGTGAGCTCTTCCCCACCCCGCTCAG GATGACTGCAGTGGGCCTGGGTCACATGGTGAACCGAGGGGGAGCCATACTAGGGCCTCTGGTCCGGCTCCTGGATGTGTaccacccctccctgcccctgctgCTGTACGGGGCTGTGCCAGTGCTGAGCGGCCTGGCTGCACTGCTGCTGCCCGAGACGCAGGGCCTGCCGCTGCCCGACACCCTCCAAGATGTGCAGAACCA GGCAGTAAAGAAGGCAATGCACCACACCCGG
- the SLC22A12 gene encoding solute carrier family 22 member 12 isoform X4: protein MEWTSAQAQTLMMTLNTLGFSVGMVLLAGVAYGVRNWVLLQLVFSVPFFLMFVYSWWLAESARWLITVGRLEQGLRELQMVAAVNGKKAVRDTLTMEVLLSATQKELRVRQTPASLSTLLCTRILGLRTFVTSLCWFAFGFIFFGLTLDLQALHSDTFLLQALLGLLDIPARIATMMLLNRLGRRPIQVASLLLSGLSILANMLVPHEMPFLRAVLAMLGVWCVVSSFTCTTIYSGELFPTPLRMTAVGLGHMVNRGGAILGPLVRLLDVYHPSLPLLLYGAVPVLSGLAALLLPETQGLPLPDTLQDVQNQAVKKAMHHTREPSVLKSTQF, encoded by the exons ATGGAGTGGACGTCTGCACAAGCCCAGACCTTGATGATGACCTTGAACACCCTGGGCTTCAGCGTCGGCATGGTCCTGCTGGCCGGAGTGGCCTACGGCGTGCGCAACTGGGTGCTGCTGCAGCTGGTGTTCTCTGTCCCCTTCTTCCTCATGTTTGTGTACTCCTG GTGGCTGGCAGAGTCGGCACGATGGCTCATCACTGTAGGCAGGCTGGAGCAGGGCCTGCGGGAGCTGCAGATGGTAGCTGCCGTCAACGGGAAGAAGGCAGTGCGGGACACACTGACCATGGAG GTCCTGTTGTCAGCCACGCAGAAAGAGCTCAGGGTGCGCCAGACTCCTGCCAGCCTGAGTACCCTGCTTTGCACGCGTATACTGGGCCTCCGGACCTTTGTCACCTCTCTGTGCTG gtTTGCCTTTGGCTTTATCTTCTTTGGCCTGACCCTAGACCTGCAGGCCCTGCACAGCGACACCTTCTTGCTCCAGGCCCTCCTCGGGCTCCTGGACATCCCAGCCAGGATAGCCACCATGATGCTGCTGAACCGCCTGGGCCGCCGCCCCATACAGGTGGCATCCCTGTTGCTGTCAGGGCTCTCCATCCTGGCCAACATGCTGGTGCCCCACG AGATGCCATTCCTACGTGCAGTCCTGGCCATGCTGGGCGTCTGGTGTGTAGTCTCCTCCTTCACCTGCACCACTATCTACAGTGGTGAGCTCTTCCCCACCCCGCTCAG GATGACTGCAGTGGGCCTGGGTCACATGGTGAACCGAGGGGGAGCCATACTAGGGCCTCTGGTCCGGCTCCTGGATGTGTaccacccctccctgcccctgctgCTGTACGGGGCTGTGCCAGTGCTGAGCGGCCTGGCTGCACTGCTGCTGCCCGAGACGCAGGGCCTGCCGCTGCCCGACACCCTCCAAGATGTGCAGAACCA GGCAGTAAAGAAGGCAATGCACCACACCCGG
- the SLC22A12 gene encoding solute carrier family 22 member 12 isoform X3 — protein MAFAELLDQVGSLGRFQALQTAALLVPLMWIIGQNLLENFSAAVPAHRCWVPLLDNSSAQASAPGALGPEALLAVSIPPGPNHGPHRCRRFRHPQWQLLEPNATAANWSEAATEPCTDGWVYDHSTFTSTIVSKWDLVCDSNALRPMTQSIFLAGILVGAVICGPVSDRFGRRPVLTWCYLQIAVFGTATAFAPNLPTYCLFRFLAGMTIAGISMSSSTLMMEWTSAQAQTLMMTLNTLGFSVGMVLLAGVAYGVRNWVLLQLVFSVPFFLMFVYSWWLAESARWLITVGRLEQGLRELQMVAAVNGKKAVRDTLTMEVLLSATQKELRVRQTPASLSTLLCTRILGLRTFVTSLCWFAFGFIFFGLTLDLQALHSDTFLLQALLGLLDIPARIATMMLLNRLGRRPIQVASLLLSGLSILANMLVPHEMPFLRAVLAMLGVWCVVSSFTCTTIYSGELFPTPLRAVKKAMHHTREPSVLKSTQF, from the exons ATGGCCTTTGCTGAGCTCCTGGACCAGGTGGGCAGCCTGGGTCGCTTCCAAGCTCTGCAGACAGCGGCGCTGCTGGTGCCCCTCATGTGGATCATCGGCCAGAACCTTCTGGAGAACTTCTCGGCCGCAGTGCCCGCGCACCGCTGCTGGGTGCCCCTCCTGGACAACAGCTCCGCCCAGGCCAGCGCCCCTGGCGCCCTGGGCCCCGAGGCCCTCCTGGCTGTGTCCATCCCACCGGGCCCCAACCACGGGCCCCACCGGTGTCGCCGCTTCCGCCACCCTCAGTGGCAGCTCCTGGAGCCCAACGCCACGGCCGCCAACTGGAGCGAGGCCGCCACGGAGCCGTGCACGGACGGCTGGGTCTACGACCACAGCACCTTCACCTCCACCATTGTATCCAAG TGGGACCTGGTGTGCGACTCTAATGCCCTGAGGCCCATGACCCAGTCCATCTTCCTGGCCGGGATCCTGGTGGGGGCCGTCATATGCGGCCCGGTCTCCGACAG GTTTGGGCGCAGGCCGGTGCTGACCTGGTGCTACCTTCAGATAGCTGTGTTCGGCACGGCGACCGCCTTTGCCCCCAACTTACCTACGTACTGCCTCTTCCGCTTCCTGGCGGGCATGACCATAGCGGGCATCTCGATGAGCAGCAGTACTCTCA TGATGGAGTGGACGTCTGCACAAGCCCAGACCTTGATGATGACCTTGAACACCCTGGGCTTCAGCGTCGGCATGGTCCTGCTGGCCGGAGTGGCCTACGGCGTGCGCAACTGGGTGCTGCTGCAGCTGGTGTTCTCTGTCCCCTTCTTCCTCATGTTTGTGTACTCCTG GTGGCTGGCAGAGTCGGCACGATGGCTCATCACTGTAGGCAGGCTGGAGCAGGGCCTGCGGGAGCTGCAGATGGTAGCTGCCGTCAACGGGAAGAAGGCAGTGCGGGACACACTGACCATGGAG GTCCTGTTGTCAGCCACGCAGAAAGAGCTCAGGGTGCGCCAGACTCCTGCCAGCCTGAGTACCCTGCTTTGCACGCGTATACTGGGCCTCCGGACCTTTGTCACCTCTCTGTGCTG gtTTGCCTTTGGCTTTATCTTCTTTGGCCTGACCCTAGACCTGCAGGCCCTGCACAGCGACACCTTCTTGCTCCAGGCCCTCCTCGGGCTCCTGGACATCCCAGCCAGGATAGCCACCATGATGCTGCTGAACCGCCTGGGCCGCCGCCCCATACAGGTGGCATCCCTGTTGCTGTCAGGGCTCTCCATCCTGGCCAACATGCTGGTGCCCCACG AGATGCCATTCCTACGTGCAGTCCTGGCCATGCTGGGCGTCTGGTGTGTAGTCTCCTCCTTCACCTGCACCACTATCTACAGTGGTGAGCTCTTCCCCACCCCGCTCAG GGCAGTAAAGAAGGCAATGCACCACACCCGG